TTAAACTGTGATGGGATAAAATGAATTATCAAAAAAATTCATCTTTCTTCTGGAGAATGTCTGTAACCAAAAAGTTGATGGGCCctactgacttccatagttttcAATACTATGCAGGGCTCAACACTAAGGATTTTTTTCTACTGGCCCGGTTGGGCCAGTGGTTCCTATTATTTATTGCCCCgcaacaaaaaattaataaagtaaCAGCAAAGAAAATGGGTCTGTAAAATAAGccaagttattgtttttgttgtttttgtaaccttaaataatgttatgacaccaaaagctactacattaaaggaacactccactttttttgaaaataggctcattttccaactcccctagagttaaacagttgagttttaccgttttcgaatccattcagccgatctccggttctggcggtaccacttttagcatagcttagcgtagttcattgaatctgattagaccgttagcatcgcgcttaaaaatgaccaaagagttttgatatttttcctatttagaacttgactcttctgtagttaaatcgtgtactaagaccaacggaaaaaaaaaagttgcgattttctaggctgatatggctaggaactatactctcattccagcgtaataatcaaggaactttgctgccattccatggctgcagcaggcgcaatgatattacacagcgtctctcacatacgtcttcatggttgcaaggcacgttccctgtgcaagcaggggctcacgggcgctgcgtaatatcattgcactgctgcagccatggaacggcagcaaagttccttgattattacgcctgaatgagagtatagttcctagccatatcagcctagaaaatcgcaacttttcattttctgtcggtcttagtacacgatttaactacagaagagtcaagttttaaataggaaaaatatcaaaactctttggtcatttttaagcgcgatgctaacggtctaatcagattcaatgaactatgctaagctatgctaaaagtggtaccgccagaaccggagatcggctgaatggattcgaaaacggtaaaactcaactgttaaactctaggggagttggaaaatgagcctattttcaaaaaaagtggagtgttcctttaactcaCTTAAATTTTGTTAGATAAATAAACAGCAagtaaaaaaatagtaataaataatcaaattacgagtACTAGCACAAATGAATActacagaacaaaaaaaaaattaattaaataaacaatgcttttcaagtttttcatgtagacttaaagggatagttcacccaaaaacctatggaagttttttcgactcttattgttcaagttcccatctactgctattatttgactgacagagggcagcggttgcagttaaaaatcataatttgcgttccactgaagaaaaaaagtcacctacatcttggatgcactgggggtaagcagataaacatcaaattttcatttttgggtgaactatccctttaaacaggagattttcaggtacagaaattgtaatctctctctctctctctctctctctcatatatatatatatatatataaataactatATAATTATAGATTAAAGTTTATTAATCAGTCGAGAGCAgttacaaatgcataaataatgttttcaaatgaaatataaaacgttaaatactgttatttgaaattattaaaaaaatgaagacaCTTTAAACTTGAAATTtaacccgccagtaggtggcagcaagtcccTGCTAATGAGCGAGTCATTGGGATTCAACCAACGGCtaattcattcaggaagtgttgctcagagacgcaagACATTGGAACTGTTTTCGTAGGCAAAATACAGCGAAACAGGcgatttggtgtctaaaatgtaagtcacttgatattaaaTTCTTGTTTATTAAACTGTAGGCTactttgtataaaatcaatattaaccttacatttgtaattgttgatatttggagaaaaacggcgctgtgtaatattgattaactattaaattatataataaaaaagatatatCTTGAATTCTGGGGCATTCTAAAGGCATTTTAATAGACCACAGTGAAAGTGTGCACTCTAAATATGCACGCGCACTAGTCTAACCTAAACTGTTACTAGACTATGTCACGTAGTGCATGCGTGCATTCAATGGatgtggtttgtttgttttttgtaaattgagggacatactcgataatttcagatcgttaaattAACAATTACGATATCATAGACATAGACGATATACATCGCACACCctacagcactggcccgatcggGCAAGTGACAGTTCCGTCTACTGTCCCGAGCGTCGTTCACACTGGCCCTGGGCCATGGGGCAGTCCTTAATGTCGAGCTctgctatggaagtcagtggggcccatcaactgtttggttacccatattcttcaaatatcttcttttgtgttcagcagaaggtttggaacaacttttcatttttgggtgaactatccctttaagtgaacACCTGCAATAACATGCAACAAGTGTTGACAAGAAGTATTACTCAAAACATAATCACATCTTTGCCATCACTTTGATGCACAGTGTTAAGGTACACGTTATACAATTGAAacttaaatgttttctatttgtaATAGTCATTTTCTCATGATGAATCAATTGCAAGGAAATTACAAGTGTTATCTAGAAAATACATGTCTACTTTTCTGTATGGAGTTGCTTTGaatttattacaaatatatttaatataaaatatatttagagtGGTGATCATAGTTTTGAAGcacaaaaaaactattaaaaagcaGAAAACACATATGCaggttattatttattttgtttacacgCTTACGGACATCATACAGTGCAAATACAACTTTACATCAATCAATAATTAAATACATCTGAGACAAACAGGCCTTATATCCATACAGTACAATCGATGTCATAGCATAaacagttaaaacatttcatttaatgTTATATGAAGGAAAACACTGCCGTATACTGATGCTGAAATCATTCAGCAGTGGATTTGGCCATAGCTAAATCCAATTATTGAGCTTAATTGCCATTTTCAGcttgttcatattttaaaaagtctttgTCATTACTTTGCATCCTTAAAAATCttattatttgaataaaacGCAAAGAAGCCAAACTATTCACCATAAAAGATTAATGATTCTGTCAAATTTGTCATTACTATTCAGcatgctttttttcttcttcaaatcAATTCAAAAGTAGCTGCAATTTTGTTGCTGCAAATTTGATTGGCCCGCCTAGCCAACAATATAACTAACTAATGAACGTAGCAATAATGAGTATTACATCCCAGAGGCACCCGTCTTTGGCCTTTTGTCATCACAAACAGATTGACTTGGACTGTTGTTATGAGTAACAAGGCTCGGGGCATCTCAAACATTAATGTATTTTGAGTTCCTCTCACTTTCTGTACATTTAGCTCATAGAGTTCAGTCTTTGGAGTAACTGGTCTGCCTGCAAAATGAAAACAAGAGTTAGCTATACATTTGCATGCTCCAAAGCAAGGGAAAATCAACAATTCTATTATTTGATACGTAAAGAAAAATGTTAGTGTTAGAATTGGTCATTTCTCCACACAGATCCATCCAGCAGTATCTGCTAGAGCTGGCAAACACAAAAAAGGTTTTCATTCCCCTGCCACTGTAGCTtgtctattttaatttaatacaatttGCTTGTTCCAATTACATGACAAAAGGTCTCATTCAACAGGCGTAATAAATGGCGACGTCTTGCTACGCTCAGAAAACATTGTTTGTTAATGCATCAATAACCTGCTCCAAGGGAATGTGATTATTAGTTTTAGTGGATGTAATTTACTTAGAGGATAAGGGGAATAGTGGATTGTATTGTTGGGTGGTTAATTTGATTGCTTACCGTAATGAACCAATACGAGTTTAGCCTGTAGACAAAGCGTGACATGAAGCCCATCTGACTGACGGGTGCGAGAACATGGAGATGCAGATGTGTGACAGAGCAGAATGGAGGCCAGTGGAAACCAAACCTTGGAAATACGATTGACATGTCAAAATTGGCATGCTATATAATTTTAGTATAACTGGCAAAGTATTCAATGTTTTATCCATTACCTAACATCATTTAAATCAGTTATATTGTTCTTCTGAAGCATCTCTTTCCCCATCTCCACCATCTTCTCCactaaaaaacacaaaaatagagTTTACGCAGATGACTGTGTAGtcaaacatgctgtgtaacTAAATTGGGAATTGTGACTATTTGTAAATGGTAAAACTGACTCATTACTTCTGATTGTTACTGTAAGAATAGCTACTGtcagaaatgtataaacatttaCACCAGTCTCTAATAAATCACAGCGTTTTTACCTAATGGTGCATGCTCTTTTCTGAGAGATTTACAATTGCCCACATGTTTGCTTGGCACAACCAGATAGTGATGAGGAGCTCCAGGGTGGATATCTCTGAAACAGGAAATGGTCTCATCCTGAAAAGAGAAGAaaggttttatttaaaataaataacagtgaTAGGGTCTAATCATTTTTTGTTAAAagttatttgtaattattttgttaataaGTGTGCTTAACATAAACGTGACttaataaacaacaaaacatgaCTTGAATTGTTGTAATACCATATCAAATGCATATTAATATGCAACATTTCTTTattagtattaataataatttactttgTGATAACGACGGCTGTGCAAATTAACCACATTGCTATATTTTGTAGTAAAAATATTCTTAAATAACTATGGAACTACAGTAAccttgagatatatatatatttttttttttgtcaaagtaAAAATGAAAGGAAATACTTTTATGCATTACAGACGTCTGTACAGACGTACAGAATTCATATTCTGAGAAAATCAGAAGAATTtcttgaaatattatttctgaTTATAGGAAATATTTTCCATTCAGCTGtgcaatattatatatttctatGCTTCTAGCCGTTTcagaatattttttcatatGACATTGTCAGAACCTAGAGGTATTTATTCATCATAGCTTTggttttacatttatttctttttaatggTTCAAAAAATCCTTACATTTCCTCTTGTTCTATCTTGTTcttgtattttgttttcaaaaatataacCACAAAACTTAAAGCCTAAAATAGTCTCAGCAAAAAGGGATTTTTGGACAGCTTTACAGCTCAAATAACAAACTCACACAATATTCACACAGTATTTTCCATTCAGCTCTGTGCAATATTACATATTTCTAAGCTTCTAGCAGTTTTTCATATGATATTGATGATATTGTCAGAACATGGAGAAATGTATTCATTCGCTTTGGTTTCaccagcatttattttaacatttttttttttgtttttttaatcctaATAGCCCCTCttgttcttttttgtttttaaaagtaaaacaaaaacacctAAAACCCaaaaaactacattcttaccAAAACATGTAAAAATGCAAGCTGAATTTGAAGAGTCGTATTCATGTCTGTAGTAACCGACAGCATGTCACCAATGTCGGTGTGTTACTTCACGCAAAAACTGATTTcatgaaacatttctcattgtGATCTTTAGCCTCGTCTTATCGTCATACATTATCTTCAGTTGTCTtagataaaacactgacagaacACTCACGTTGTGCAGGAGCTCAGTTCCCATCTCCCCCTTCACGATTTTacagaaaatacattttttgtcatatcCACCATCATCAGTCTGACTCGATGTACCGCTCTCAGGTGTCGGTGTGTTTATGTCGTCCGCCATCTTCAAAGCGTGAAGTCAGCGCTAATTACATCACGAGCACGAGCGTCACGTCATTTCAACATACAAGTCCTCAAGTCagagttttagttttttttagtcAAGAAATATGCTGATCCCGTGTGTAAAACTACATTATTAACCTCTTCCACTCTGAGGCATTTTTTAGATTTCCGCCTGAATTTGACATACCAAAGTTTAAATGTTCACCCTTCACACATACAGTGagagaaatgtaaaatattggTGTCATTGTAAAGAAAAcccctcaaaataacaaaatcagaCTGTAATACTTCAGAAATTACATtgtatgcatttaaaatactgtaataagcACTTAAAAAATAGGcgatttttgttatttttgttcaaaatccTATTTTTGAAAATCTGTAAATCAGGTTCTGTTTGCTCTAGGGACCTGctgattgttttgtttgattCCACTAGGTGACAGCTTgtactagaaaaaaatattttgaatctaTCATCTTCTAAACAGAAGTTATTGAAATGTAACTGAAGGGAGGCAAAATGATATTTTAGCGTATGCAAGTGTTCTTTGGATTGTCCTTTGCAAAAACAGGTTTTTCAGACTGCATTACCCCAAAAATCCTATTTTTATTATATggtatagcactttattttattatttattgattttcttcattttcatcttTGTCTCTGAGATGCAAAACAAGTACTATGCTAAAAAGCATAAAAGAATGAGATTTTGTTTAGCgttttacactttttattcTCCTTTCAGGTGACACAAGACAGtataacatataaaataaaatgtatgtggTCTTTAACAATGTAAAACATGATCTAAATCCTCCACATTTTTATCATTCTGTGCATCACTATAATATTTTGTCCCTTGTGTTGAGAGCATCACCTTCCTCTGGCCTGTCTTGAAGATGTGAAGCTGAGGACCATCCCTGCCGGTGGTCCAGGATCTCATGCAGCAtctgaaacaaaaaataaaagttgttaGTTAGTTgtttacaatataataatatgcattttacgatttcaaaatgtagatttactCAAATGACGATTTTATTTAAGTCTGCATACTTGTATACTAATATGTATGAGTATGCATACTTATACGCAGTTTCGTCAAATGTTTTGTCAAATGTAACGGTTTATTGGCTTAGTTGCTGTGCTTTcccatttcaaaataataattttatcattaaataAGCATTAGCATTGTAAATGCAGGAATATATGAGCTTACCAGTCAAGCGCAGGGTCCTCTCGTCTCCCTCGAGAAAAGCGAGCTGTCATTTTCGCCGAATCAACACGGCGTCACTGGTCCATGCCTCATCACGTTCAAGTACTTCAAAAACGTTTCTATCGGTGCCATTGGTGCTTTTCCCTCTCCATATGCCATTTTAGAAGTCAAAACAATACACAAACtatgaaaacacatgcaaatctTCCATCAAACAGCTCCTCTCATCACTCGCGAAGCGATCACACGCCCACCACGTGAAACTGaagcgcgtgtgtgtgtgtaaagctgctgtgtgatcCCGCCTGCCTGCCTCAATGATTTGTTGAATATCTCGCCATCTGATTGGACTAGAAGCTTGATTGACATGTCCCTGGACAAATAGGATCCTCAGCTTTATACACGTGCCTGATATGTATATCATCGTCATCACTGAAGGAAGCCAGACCGTTTGGATGATGGTGTGAAGATCGCGTGTTTCTTCATTCGTCTCCATTTTGTGTTTCGGACAACCGCGACATAACAGTGGATTATTTACCAATATAAGCTCACAGAAAAGTGAAAGTAggctcatttgaaagaaaacttCATAAGGTAAAAGATGATATAGAGTTTGTGGCTGATTTTATCTTAGAGAAGCATTGAAAGGGGTAGAAATGTGacgtttgtgtttgttttttccacatttatcaaatttattGCGCGATTCTTTTGAAGATCGTTCAAATGATGTTgtgaaacaataaaataaactatataGCCGAATTCCTGAGAATGAGAGCTTTCTTCTGATATATGACATGTCTGTTTTATGAAATATGCGaaaaattcatattcatatttccTCATTGTAGTCAAGGGGAGGGGCGTTTTTGGCATGATTGTATATTTAAGCTTTATCTTACTTATTTGTgtaacataaacacagaagtcATTATATTCTTTGTAAAGATTAGATTCTAAGTTTTCAAATGGTACCATATATGGGTTGGTAGTATCTGCAGAAAtcttaaaacaaaataagtgaAAATATTATGACGTCGTTTCGGCCCGCCCACGGGCCGGCAGAGTGGAAGAGGTTAAGACaaattgttgtttttgtatattttgttaaatacataacattaatattaatatattacatggAAAAATATAGtttgtattataaataaataaataaataaatatatatatatatatatatatatatatatatatatatatatatatatatatatatatatataaaaccattaTTAGAATATAGCctacaataaatatttttatatggtTTAATTCAGTCAGCAAACTAAATATTCTTACAAAGCAGTTTTACAGACAATACTTTCATCCAGCCAGTGAGCAAGTGACAATGGTGCATGAGGAGAAAATACATAATAATTGGAcaatttgaaatatttataaattggCCTATAgcaatatactttttttaattcttcAATTTTTCCCTCATTACCTGATGTGGATGTCAAAATCAAACCCTGCAGtgaatacaaaagaaacactGAATATATTATAGGTTTAACATGATGTTCCTGTTGCTTCATCTAATGCTAGACtttaaatcacatttatttCTGTTTAAAGTC
The Chanodichthys erythropterus isolate Z2021 chromosome 2, ASM2448905v1, whole genome shotgun sequence DNA segment above includes these coding regions:
- the hint3 gene encoding histidine triad nucleotide-binding protein 3, which codes for MADDINTPTPESGTSSQTDDGGYDKKCIFCKIVKGEMGTELLHNDETISCFRDIHPGAPHHYLVVPSKHVGNCKSLRKEHAPLVEKMVEMGKEMLQKNNITDLNDVRFGFHWPPFCSVTHLHLHVLAPVSQMGFMSRFVYRLNSYWFITADQLLQRLNSMS